One window of the Labilibaculum sp. genome contains the following:
- the truA gene encoding tRNA pseudouridine(38-40) synthase TruA: MRYFFHIGYKGTEYRGWQRQKNVMSVQEVIEDKLSNLLKEKIVCIGCGRTDAGVHSSQYFFHINTDKIWNDHHLFVLNKILPSDISVYDVFEVDNNNHAQASASKRTYNYFIHTKKNPFLNEISTLYNITPDVDKMAKASSIITKYNDFRALCKSPDSHNHTRCNIFSVKFFTDASKTNFRLEISANRFLRGMIRILVHELIEVGTGQKSIDEFEEMIKNKTPQQFLNIAHPQGLYLSQVQYPFFKTEPTNDFCPLLKMNQWIVINNVPL; the protein is encoded by the coding sequence GTGAGGTACTTTTTTCACATCGGATACAAGGGAACCGAATACAGAGGTTGGCAACGACAGAAAAATGTGATGAGTGTTCAAGAGGTAATTGAGGACAAATTATCCAATTTACTGAAGGAGAAGATCGTTTGTATTGGATGTGGCAGAACAGATGCTGGCGTGCACTCCTCACAGTATTTTTTCCATATCAATACGGACAAAATCTGGAACGATCATCATCTTTTTGTTTTAAATAAAATCCTTCCATCGGATATTTCGGTTTACGATGTTTTTGAAGTGGACAACAACAATCATGCACAGGCAAGCGCAAGCAAAAGAACGTACAATTACTTTATCCACACCAAAAAAAACCCTTTTCTAAATGAAATAAGTACACTTTACAATATAACTCCTGATGTGGATAAAATGGCTAAAGCGTCCTCTATAATTACAAAATACAATGATTTTAGAGCTTTGTGTAAATCACCGGATAGCCACAACCACACACGTTGCAATATATTCTCAGTAAAATTTTTTACCGATGCTTCGAAAACAAACTTCCGTTTGGAAATATCGGCTAATCGATTTTTAAGAGGGATGATCCGAATTCTTGTTCACGAATTAATCGAGGTCGGAACAGGGCAAAAGAGTATTGACGAATTCGAAGAAATGATTAAAAACAAAACACCTCAACAATTTTTAAACATAGCACATCCTCAAGGTTTGTATCTATCGCAGGTTCAATACCCTTTTTTTAAAACAGAGCCCACTAACGATTTCTGTCCCCTATTAAAAATGAATCAGTGGATAGTAATAAATAATGTGCCGCTATAA
- a CDS encoding C69 family dipeptidase, with translation MKKLLIAILVIFAIGTQQSYAQSVFDQVNDPYFGESCTSIMVGKKATTDGSVITSHTCDGKYRTWLQVEKGQKFEKDTILEIYKGSLKTETAWDRRKMYVAGTIPQAKETYAYLNTAYPCLNEKQLAIGETTIVGPKELVNDKGMFLIEELERIALQRCTTAREAIALIGKLIKDYGYGDWGECITIADKKEVWQLEIFGEGPDKVGGVWAAQRIPDDHIGVSANISRIGVIDKKSKDYFMYSENVFSAAKELGRWDGEEEFKFWKAYGKVEKPFKIREFFIMNALAPSLKLDFEAEELPFSVKPDQKVSVRDIIALYRETYEGTKYDMTQNLNVIKKKYNEEKEEIGADTITALNAHPWPNGDNRKLYNYLEDGSVEYQRTVAVSWCSYSHIIQLRDWLPDEIGGRAWFSFDNPAQSPRIPIYSGTSELPESFQYCGQHRYRNDAAIWQYRKANKLATLQWQTTREGMMKEVAYFEEKGFEESAALEGQIQKLLKDGKTKEAKVLLNKYTRDFTGATMLRWKELENEYWGRFGLGF, from the coding sequence ATGAAGAAATTATTGATTGCCATTTTGGTGATTTTTGCAATTGGTACTCAGCAATCCTATGCTCAGTCGGTATTCGATCAGGTGAACGATCCTTATTTTGGAGAAAGCTGTACAAGTATTATGGTTGGGAAAAAGGCTACAACAGATGGATCTGTAATTACCAGTCATACTTGTGATGGTAAATACCGAACTTGGTTACAGGTTGAAAAAGGACAAAAATTTGAGAAGGATACCATCCTTGAAATTTATAAAGGCAGTTTGAAGACAGAAACAGCCTGGGACAGACGAAAAATGTATGTGGCTGGCACAATACCTCAGGCAAAGGAAACTTATGCCTATTTAAATACAGCTTATCCCTGTTTGAATGAGAAGCAATTGGCTATTGGCGAAACAACCATTGTTGGTCCGAAAGAGTTGGTGAATGATAAAGGGATGTTTCTGATTGAAGAGTTGGAGCGTATTGCACTTCAGCGTTGCACAACGGCCCGTGAAGCTATTGCATTGATTGGAAAATTGATTAAAGATTATGGTTATGGTGATTGGGGTGAATGCATTACGATTGCTGATAAAAAAGAAGTTTGGCAATTGGAAATTTTTGGTGAAGGCCCGGATAAAGTTGGTGGTGTTTGGGCTGCGCAGCGCATTCCGGATGATCATATAGGTGTATCGGCAAATATATCAAGAATAGGTGTGATTGATAAAAAGAGTAAAGATTACTTTATGTATTCGGAAAATGTTTTTTCTGCAGCAAAAGAATTAGGCCGGTGGGATGGAGAAGAGGAATTTAAATTCTGGAAGGCTTATGGTAAGGTTGAAAAGCCATTTAAAATCAGGGAGTTTTTTATTATGAATGCTTTGGCTCCATCGTTAAAATTAGATTTTGAGGCTGAAGAATTACCATTTTCGGTAAAACCGGATCAAAAAGTTTCAGTACGGGATATTATTGCTTTGTATCGGGAAACCTACGAAGGGACTAAGTATGATATGACTCAGAATTTGAATGTGATAAAGAAAAAATACAACGAGGAAAAAGAGGAAATAGGTGCAGATACCATTACTGCACTAAACGCACATCCTTGGCCAAATGGTGACAATCGAAAGCTTTACAATTACCTGGAAGATGGATCGGTTGAGTATCAGCGGACAGTTGCCGTATCGTGGTGTTCTTACTCACACATCATTCAATTAAGAGATTGGTTACCTGATGAAATTGGTGGAAGAGCGTGGTTTTCTTTCGACAATCCAGCTCAAAGCCCTCGTATTCCTATTTACTCAGGAACAAGCGAATTGCCTGAAAGCTTTCAGTATTGTGGTCAGCATCGTTACCGCAACGATGCTGCTATTTGGCAATATCGCAAGGCGAACAAATTGGCTACTTTGCAATGGCAAACTACCCGGGAAGGAATGATGAAAGAGGTTGCTTATTTTGAGGAGAAAGGTTTTGAGGAGTCGGCTGCGCTTGAAGGACAAATTCAGAAGCTGTTGAAAGATGGTAAAACAAAAGAGGCAAAAGTATTGTTGAACAAATATACACGCGATTTTACAGGCGCTACCATGTTACGATGGAAAGAGCTGGAAAATGAATATTGGGGAAGGTTCGGTTTGGGATTTTAA
- a CDS encoding FIST N-terminal domain-containing protein: protein MEIEKVIISSKGEFSKIEEIRLAADLLFIFGDGDLMCEKEFKLAIRNSFPDAKIFGCSSSGEISGLEVFENSISVAAVKFSSTTIRIESVDLAKYKNNIECGEKLCEKFPQKDLKHLIVLSDGINVNGCNLIEGIQNKLSKKVAVTGGLAGDGIRFSKTLVFDEKGEVKSNCVCALGFYGDSISVGYGTNGGWENFGIERLVTKSKNNILYELDHQPALLLYKQFLGERAKDLPVSGMSFPLSCRVGDSQNAVVRTVHGINEKDQSLIFGGNIPDGVYVKLMKANVDRLIAGAELSAKASTDMIPKGESEFAILISCVGRKLVLKQLVEEEVEVVADVIGKQAILTGFYSYGEISPFKEDSPSFLHNQTMTITTFSEK, encoded by the coding sequence GTGGAGATAGAAAAAGTAATCATAAGTTCGAAGGGTGAGTTTTCTAAAATAGAAGAAATTCGGCTTGCCGCGGATTTGCTGTTTATTTTTGGCGATGGAGATTTAATGTGCGAAAAAGAATTTAAGTTAGCAATTAGGAATTCTTTTCCCGACGCAAAGATTTTTGGATGTTCAAGTTCTGGTGAAATTTCAGGTTTGGAGGTATTCGAAAACAGTATTTCAGTTGCAGCAGTTAAATTTTCTTCCACAACGATAAGAATAGAATCTGTTGATCTTGCAAAGTATAAGAACAATATTGAATGTGGTGAGAAATTGTGTGAGAAATTTCCTCAGAAGGATTTGAAACATTTAATAGTTTTATCCGATGGGATTAATGTTAATGGATGTAATCTTATTGAAGGGATTCAAAATAAATTGTCGAAGAAAGTTGCAGTTACAGGAGGATTGGCCGGAGATGGGATAAGATTTTCAAAAACCCTTGTGTTTGACGAAAAAGGAGAGGTAAAATCAAATTGTGTTTGTGCTTTGGGATTCTATGGAGATTCTATTTCCGTAGGATACGGAACAAATGGTGGATGGGAGAATTTTGGCATTGAACGGCTTGTCACAAAATCAAAGAACAATATTTTATACGAATTGGATCATCAACCAGCTCTATTATTATACAAACAATTCTTGGGGGAAAGAGCAAAGGACTTGCCAGTGTCAGGCATGTCGTTTCCATTAAGCTGTAGGGTGGGAGATTCTCAAAATGCTGTGGTTCGCACCGTGCATGGAATCAATGAAAAGGATCAAAGCCTCATTTTTGGTGGTAATATTCCTGATGGAGTATATGTAAAATTGATGAAAGCAAATGTAGATCGATTAATTGCAGGAGCTGAATTATCAGCAAAAGCAAGCACTGATATGATTCCCAAAGGAGAGTCAGAATTCGCTATTTTGATTAGTTGTGTTGGCCGCAAATTAGTGCTTAAGCAATTGGTTGAAGAAGAAGTTGAAGTTGTTGCTGATGTGATAGGTAAACAGGCTATTCTTACCGGATTTTATTCTTACGGTGAAATATCTCCGTTTAAAGAAGATAGTCCTAGTTTTCTACACAATCAAACCATGACTATAACCACCTTTTCTGAAAAATAA
- a CDS encoding PAS domain S-box protein has protein sequence MHRLLKRQVRKYLSTEDESKFKDFLNAVEEAYEDYDKDIKQTENILETCSLELFTLNKELRKAVDNKTQEVEATSSRMESIVNNISEVIFQTNFNGEWLYLNSAWTKITGFSIEKSIGSNAFEFAHPDDIESCMLKLRTLIEHKTSFCFIKVRIVTNSGSYKWFEAAIRVTRGTDGKRNGFTGTLKDITDRKRLEDEKKKTEEKFKLIFEKSSVAYLLIKESRFIECNQACLDLFGVSSKENFIGKYVKDFSPEYQPDGLLSLDKAKLFIKEGKVNGNAKFDWIHCKENGMEFPVEVALNKVPLMDGNVLFVVLNDLSERKRVEQELIIAKEKAEEATYAKAQFLSTMSHEIRTPMNAVIGVTHLLSEDNPREDQIQNINILKLSADNLMTLINDILDFSKIEAGRVDIESVDFNFRNLIQNIASGFDMKSKEKGLDFIVDVDPKIPAYLIGDPTRISQVLNNLCGNAVKFTDKGNVQVVVSYQEKYDDKVKLKFEIKDTGIGIPEDKQDQIFQSFSQADSNTTRLYGGTGLGLTISKKLIEIMGGQINVKSDLEFGTTFSFDLCLTISHKSKSKLDFITEGYQNSDKMKGLHILLAEDNQMNILILRQFLKKWEITYEIAMNGQIAFEKVQTGNFDMVLMDLQMPIMDGYKATQSIRSLPDEKYKTMPILAITASAFSEIRKKVLNAGMNDFVTKPINPEDLYQKIEKYII, from the coding sequence ATGCATCGATTATTGAAAAGGCAAGTCCGTAAGTATTTATCTACAGAAGATGAAAGTAAATTTAAAGATTTTCTGAATGCTGTGGAAGAAGCGTATGAGGATTACGATAAAGATATAAAACAGACGGAGAATATTTTAGAAACTTGTTCTCTGGAACTTTTTACGCTTAATAAGGAACTGCGAAAAGCGGTTGATAATAAGACACAAGAGGTTGAAGCTACATCCTCTAGAATGGAATCAATTGTAAATAATATCTCAGAGGTTATTTTTCAAACTAATTTTAACGGAGAATGGCTGTATTTAAATTCAGCATGGACAAAAATTACAGGGTTTAGTATTGAAAAAAGTATTGGCTCCAATGCATTTGAATTTGCTCATCCTGATGATATAGAGAGTTGTATGTTGAAATTGAGAACTTTAATTGAGCATAAAACCAGTTTTTGTTTTATTAAAGTTCGGATAGTAACTAATAGTGGTAGTTACAAATGGTTCGAAGCTGCAATTAGAGTCACAAGAGGTACTGATGGAAAGAGAAATGGTTTTACAGGCACTTTAAAAGATATTACCGATAGAAAAAGACTAGAGGATGAGAAGAAGAAAACAGAAGAAAAATTCAAATTGATATTTGAAAAATCATCTGTTGCCTACCTTCTAATTAAAGAATCCCGATTTATTGAATGTAATCAGGCATGTCTTGATTTATTTGGTGTAAGCTCGAAGGAGAATTTTATTGGCAAATATGTAAAAGATTTTTCACCTGAATATCAACCTGATGGATTGTTGTCTTTGGATAAAGCTAAATTGTTTATTAAAGAAGGTAAGGTTAATGGAAATGCTAAGTTTGATTGGATTCACTGCAAAGAAAATGGAATGGAATTTCCTGTTGAAGTTGCATTAAACAAAGTGCCTTTGATGGATGGAAATGTGTTGTTTGTTGTACTAAACGATTTATCGGAAAGAAAACGAGTGGAACAAGAGTTGATCATTGCCAAAGAGAAGGCAGAGGAGGCAACTTATGCAAAAGCGCAGTTTTTGTCTACTATGTCGCACGAAATACGTACTCCCATGAATGCTGTTATAGGAGTTACTCATTTATTGTCGGAGGATAATCCAAGAGAGGATCAAATTCAGAATATCAATATTCTGAAACTATCTGCAGATAATTTAATGACTTTAATTAATGATATTTTAGACTTTAGTAAGATTGAGGCTGGTCGTGTTGATATTGAATCGGTAGATTTCAATTTCAGGAATCTGATTCAGAACATAGCTTCAGGCTTTGATATGAAATCAAAAGAGAAAGGTTTGGATTTTATTGTAGATGTAGATCCTAAAATTCCGGCTTACTTGATTGGTGATCCGACCCGTATCTCACAAGTTCTTAATAACTTGTGTGGTAATGCAGTTAAATTTACCGATAAGGGAAATGTTCAGGTGGTAGTTTCTTATCAGGAAAAATATGATGATAAAGTAAAATTGAAATTTGAAATTAAAGATACAGGTATTGGAATTCCGGAGGATAAACAAGATCAAATATTTCAGTCTTTTTCTCAGGCAGACTCAAATACCACTAGATTATATGGAGGAACCGGTCTTGGCTTAACAATTTCAAAAAAGTTAATTGAGATTATGGGTGGCCAGATTAATGTTAAGAGCGATCTTGAATTTGGAACTACTTTTTCTTTTGATTTGTGTTTGACAATTAGTCATAAGTCAAAATCCAAATTGGATTTTATTACCGAAGGTTATCAAAATAGCGATAAAATGAAAGGTTTGCATATTTTGCTGGCTGAAGACAATCAGATGAATATATTGATTTTGAGGCAATTCCTTAAAAAATGGGAGATTACCTATGAAATTGCAATGAATGGACAGATAGCTTTTGAAAAGGTGCAGACGGGCAATTTTGATATGGTGTTGATGGATTTACAGATGCCAATAATGGATGGTTATAAAGCCACACAAAGTATTCGGAGTCTGCCCGACGAGAAATACAAAACAATGCCCATTTTAGCAATAACTGCTTCTGCATTTAGCGAAATTCGTAAAAAAGTATTGAATGCAGGAATGAATGATTTTGTAACCAAGCCAATAAATCCGGAAGACTTGTATCAGAAGATTGAAAAATACATTATCTAA